A single genomic interval of Myxocyprinus asiaticus isolate MX2 ecotype Aquarium Trade chromosome 19, UBuf_Myxa_2, whole genome shotgun sequence harbors:
- the LOC127409642 gene encoding armadillo-like helical domain-containing protein 4, translating to MSNGGTLQSLLFAAVSLSSWAAPLESIVALDGMCCEGQQQRTIENQREDKGTAWPLTGTRLQKDNRKWEPVTSSSSSSHLPSLVSDSSNGSFSLSPTAANISLTITSVDTFRQSNTDMHTDVISSKLLQSSSPDDPGSIEEEAGVNSSVREGLGRVTAVGNEDRQSRVGEQAVWSNARYQKHSVGEQQSSTIPASIQSVVDHLLGTTDGVSLLQASTTSSMVGLERDEPLRFISENVDVSNGSSGFTKGKTGNIQPGGLDDKGTVTPLTRTPLQKDDRRLEADTITGTPSDSTDGPFRFSPLISNRTTLQTSLTITSGDSLGGLDLQDNTPVSGLRQLDLTFNSRLVDPSDTWTETVHLLGEEVSALSTSQEVGTDATMSSEDLPLIFEPFEDVAAPVSEPSVAMVPTAVSMVDAELEQMVSMETAHTPSDVTLSEAHDWSSSWQMSGVQKSDAVSDDITQTSVTQQPLTDAVQLPALKPKTDTEDVESREEPDEDEVDEETNSDEEEEESEEDLTETTISPPTRAPYSLIPPPPVWVQRNQGLVRSWVELIREKAGYVSGMLAPVGIGIAGALLLVGALYSIRVIHRKRRDNFKHQRRKPPREVRSGPDNTMLLGDSSEDEF from the exons ATGTCAAACGGTGGAACTCTCCAaagtctcttgtttgctgcggtCTCTCTTTCAAGCTGGGCTGCACCGTTAGAGAGCATCGTCGCATTGGATGGCATGTGCTGTGAAGGACAACAGCAAAGAACAATTGAGAACCAAAGAGAAGATAAGGGGACAGCATGGCCTCTAACTGGAACTCGTCTACAGAAGGACAACAGAAAATGGGAACCAGTtacttcatcatcttcatcatctcaTCTCCCATCATTGGTGTCAGACTCAAGCAATGGTTCATTCAGCCTTTCCCCAACCGCTGCCAACATATCTCTAACCATTACCAGTGTAGACACATTCAGACAATCCAACACTGACATGCATACAGATGTGATCTCCTCCAAACTACTACAGTCATCTTCTCCAGATGATCCTGGAAGCATTGAGGAGGAAGCAGGTGTAAACAGCAGTGTTCGAGAAGGGTTGGGCAGAGTGACAGCGGTTGGAAATGAGGACAGACAGTCCCGGGTGGGTGAGCAAGCAGTCTGGTCTAACGCTCGATATCAGAAGCACTCAGTAGGCGAGCAGCAGAGCTCAACGATTCCAGCCTCCATACAATCTGTTGTGGATCATTTGCTGGGGACTACAGATGGGGTGTCTCTCCTACAGGCTTCAACAACCTCTTCTATGGTTGGCCTAGAGAGAGATGAGCCACTTAGATTTATCTCAGAGAATGTTGATGTATCTAACGGGTCGTCTGGATTTACAAAAGGAAAGACTGGGAACATCCAGCCAGGAGGTTTAGATGATAAAGGGACGGTGACACCACTAACTAGAACTCCCCTACAGAAAGATGACAGAAGATTGGAAGCAGATACGATCACCGGAACTCCTTCAGACTCAACCGATGGTCCATTCAGATTCTCTCCATTGATTAGTAACCGAACCACACTACAAACATCTTTAACGATTACCAGTGGAGACTCACTGGGTGGGTTAGATCTCCAGGATAACACACCTGTGTCTGGACTCCGTCAGCTGGATCTGACCTTTAACTCCAGATTGGTGGATCCTTCTGATACCTGGACAGAGACAGTTCACCTGCTGGGAG AGGAAGTTAGTGCTCTTTCCACATCTCAGGAGGTAGGAACAGATGCAACCATGTCCTCTGAAGATCTGCCGTTGATATTTGAGCCGTTTGAGGATGTCGCTGCGCCGGTGTCTGAACCGTCTGTCGCCATGGTGCCAACAGCTGTATCTATGGTAGATGCAGAACTTGAGCAAATGGTGTCCATGGAAACGGCCCACACCCCCTCTGATGTCACTCTCTCTGAAGCTCATGATTGGTCATCATCATGGCAGATGTCtggagttcagaagtctgatgcCGTCA GTGATGACATCACACAGACCTCTGTTACCCAGCAACCTCTGACGGATGCTGTTCAGTTACCAGCATTAAAACCAAAGACAGACACAGAAGATGTTGAATCTAGag AGGAGCCTGATGAAGATGAGGTAGATGAGGAGACTAATTctgatgaagaggaggaggagagtgAAGAGGACCTGACAGAAACCACCATCTCACCCCCCACACGTGCCCCCTACAGTCTCATACCCCCTCCTCCAGTCTGGGTGCAGCGGAACCAGGGATTGg tgCGGAGCTGGGTTGAACTTATAAGAGAAAAG GCCGGTTATGTGTCTGGTATGTTGGCACCGGTTGGCATCGGAATAGCTGGTGCTCTTCTGTTGGTTGGTGCTCTGTACAGTATCAGAGTGATTCATCGCAAACGGAGGGACAATTTTAAACATCAGAGGAGGAAG CCGCCCAGAGAAGTTCGGAGCGGACCCGACAATACAATGCTGCTGGGCGACAGCTCAGAGGACGAATTCTGA